The Sardina pilchardus chromosome 19, fSarPil1.1, whole genome shotgun sequence genome window below encodes:
- the LOC134066544 gene encoding putative gustatory receptor clone PTE01: MTLAIMGYDRYAAICTPLHYHVIMSPKKPIQIPYGTTVFMSLSFLIMSPLLNPVIYGSTAFKVHIRQFFQRRKLSPVS, encoded by the exons ATGACACTTGCTATAATGGGATATGACAGATATGCAGCAATATGTACCCCCTTACACTATCATGTCATAATGTCTCCAAAAAAA CCAATCCAGATTCCATATGGGACGACTGTATTCATGTCTCTTAGTTTTTTGATCATGTCACCGCTGTTAAATCCTGTGATATATGGTTCTACTGCATTTAAAGTACATATTCGTCAGTTCTTTCAGAGGAGGAAGTTGTCACCAGTATCATGA